DNA from Hwangdonia lutea:
GTATCGAACCCTAAAGTGTGTGTGGTTCCTACAATATCATTATCGATAGTTCCTGGAATTCCCATTACTGGGAAACCGAATTCTTTATTGAGAACCATGGCACCGGTAAAAGAGCCATCGCCTCCTACTACAACCAATCCTTCAATTCCTGCTTGGTTTAAATTATCAAAAGCTTTTTGTCTTCCTTCCTTAGTTCTAAAATCCTTGGAACGGGCAGTTTTTAAAATTGTTCCCCCCTTATTAATGATGCCTTTTACACTTCGGGCATCCATGAGTTTAAAATCGCCTTCAATCAAGCCTTCGAACCCACGGTAAATACCAGCACATTCTATGTTGTGATATGCACATGATCGAACCACAGACCTAATTGCCGCATTCATTCCTGGAGAATCTCCTCCTGATGTTAAAACACCTATTTTTTTTATCTTTTTTGGCATTTATTTTATAATTAAAAAGTAAAATTAGTAAACAAATACTATAATCTTATAACATATGTCATATTTTAACAAGAGCTGTTAAACTATAACGTTTTAGTTAATAAAAAAAACGTTTTTATAAAAATATATGCAACAAAAAGTTTAAAAAACTGTTAATTATCTTTTTTTGAGGATGATTTATGGGTGATATAACTTGGAGCCAAATTACTCTCGTCTTCTTTTACGGTTGTATCAGAAGTTTCTTTTTCCACATTATCTTCGTCGGGTTGTTTTTTGAAAAGACTGCGGATTAATTCCTTAAACGTATCAAAATCTACATTATAAGATAAACCAACACCTTGGGTGTAACCTATTTTTTCACCAAAATTACGAATGCTGTTTTCTCTGTTGAATACCTTTGCGGTTAATGTACCTTCTTCATTTAGCAGAAAATTTATCTCAACATCGCCAGCAATTACGGTTTCTGTCGCCCCACCAATAGGCACCCCCAACTTACCATTAATCAATACTTTATCGCTTATTTTTGTTTGAATGGAGGCACTAAACCTGTCGTCGGTTTTATAATCTGGTCGGTTTTCGCCAACTTCGTAGTTAAAGCCAAAATCGAACTTTCCGTTTTCACTTGAAAAAATACCATTAACAATGCCGTTAAGTCGTTCTGCAATGGTACCCGAGAAATTAAGGTCGTTTAATCCGCGCGAAAAAGAGCCGGTTGACAATAAATACAACGCTTGGTTTTGCCTGTCGTCAACAGATTCCAAGCGGTATTGCAATTCCGATTTTATGGTTGAACTTACGCTAGGAAACTCAAACTCAAACTCGGGTTGCGGCTGTTCTAAAGCGCCCGTTAGCGTAATTTTCAATTCTACCGGAATACTTCTATTAATGGGGTTGTCTAATAAAGGTGAAGGGTTTGCCTGGGTTTTATAAATGGCATCCATTCTAAGATTGGCATTTAGCGGTTCGCCATTCCAGTTGATTGAGCCACCGGGTTGAACCTCAAATTCCTTTTGTACCAAGCCCGCAAAAGCAAAATTATAAACCCCTTCAAATACGGAGAAATCGCCCCACATATTAAATTTTCCGTTGGTATTGATTTCTACTAAAAGCCCTCCAATTCCGCGCCCTTTTAGGGTATGCCCTGTGTTTTTATCGATAATGATTTCCACCTCGGCATCTTCAGTAATGTCCAAATCAAAATCCAACTCAAGACCTTTAATGTCTTCAAAAACAATATCTACGCCATTTTCTTTGGCTAATTTTTCTTCTTTGGTTATAAAATGAATGAAAGAATTATCTCCAAACGACTCCGTATCGTTTAGCGGTATTTTAAAAACCGTGCCCCTTTTGGTTTCGCCAATAACACTTATTACCAAAGCCTCGGTTGGCCCATTTATACGAGCGCTACCACCAACGAAACCTGTGCCATAGTACAGTGCTTCGTCGCTTTCTTTGGTATCTAAAACCAGTAATCTGTTGGTGTTAATATCTAAATTTAAACGCCATTTTGAGAGGTTAACATGACTTAAAGATCCATTTAATTGTCCAACAGAATTGTACTTTGTATCCGTTAATTGCAGGTTTTTAAAATTAAAACTTTGGTCTTTTAAGGTTACCAAAGCCTTATCGTTTAAATTATAATCGACATTTAAATACGGAATACCAAGTCCTGCATTATTCAGGGTGAGTTTGCCGTTAATATCTGGTCGTTTCAAATCGCCAACCACATTGGCTTCACCTGAAACAAGTCCCCTTATATTCGATAAAACATCTTGTAATAAAGGGTTTAATGGCTGTAGATTAAAATCATCGAAAGCTAAATTAACATCAATATTCGATTGTTTGCCAACAACCGTTATATCGCCCACAGCACTAAATGAATTGGTATAATCGTTTTTTATGGTAGCATCAATATTGTAGTTGGTTAAATCTTCGTTTCCTGTTATGGTAGCATCAAAGTCTCCCAAGAGGAAATTATTGACTTTAAAGTTATCTATTACTACCGTTGAATTTGGCAAATAGCTTCCGTTTTTTTGGAGAATATCCAATTTTCCATTTACGTTTCCGTCTAATGACAAGCTATCAATATCTGGGGTTATTTTGGCTAAATCGACATTTTTAAAATTCAGCTTTAAATCTTTTTGTGTGGAATCCTTTAAAAAGCCCGAAAGTTTAATTTGTTCATTTTCATGATTAATTTTAAGTCTATCAATATTAAAGGTCGTTAGTTTTTTATTGAACGAAATTTTATTAAATCTATCTTTATCTTCATTTATTAACCATTTGTTGTTTTTTATGGTAAAATCGGATTTTTTAAACCCGATTACCGACTCGTTTTCTTCATTAATGGTGTGATAAAAACTTAAATTGAATAAATCGTCATTTCGTTTTCCACCCTTAAACTCCGAGCGCATAAACAAGGTGTCGTTAACGGTTACATTTATTAAATTAAATTTTGAAACGTTATAGTATTCGGTGTTAATACTATCTACCTCCACATATGTGTTAAACAGCGGGTTGTTGTTATCTACTTGCAACTCTATATTGTTTGCGAAATGCTTAAACCATTTAATTTTTGGCGATTTAAAGGTAAGATTAAACGCTTCTTCTTCGCTCTCAACCCTACCGCGGACAAAGGTGTTTTTACCAAGTTGAATTTCCGGATAAAAAACCTCGATTATTTTATTGTAAATTTTAAAATTGAAATTTATACTTTGATTGGCAGCAACTTTATGCGGGATGTAATTGGTATAAATATGGCCTATGGAGTTTTCGAAAAGCTTTTTTATATCCTTTAGCACAAATTGCCCTTCTAGACTGCCCTCGATAATATCTGGTGAATTAATTTCAATAAACCGAGTGCCCTTATCAAATCGTGAGGATATGGCAAATTCATCAAAATAATAGGTGTCCTTTTGATTTTTATACGAGGTATTTTGAAACAATACCCTACCATAAGCATCATCATAATCACTCGCATTCATATTCATTTTTACTCTACTTTTAAAAATGGAAACACTGTCTTTTTTAACAAAGTTTAAGGCGTTTAAGTTGGCATAATCCACATTGGCTGTAAAATCGTATTTTTTCAAGTCTTCTGAAAAATCAACCAACCCGTTAAAATTTAATTGCAGGTTTCTGTCGTTAGCTATTAAATTTCCATCAAAAATTCTATTTTTTACGTTGCCCGCAATTTTAATTCTATTGTAATTGTAGTTGTTATACACTATTTGAAACACATCGCCATCAACCTGTGTGTCAATTGTTTCTGCAATAAAACCCGTGCCGTTAACATTTAGATTAAATGAGGTCAATCCAACATTTGGAGCTTCAATTAAAGTGCCCAAATCAAATTCTTCAAAAATAATTTTTCCTTTATAAGACGAATTATCGATATCGTTAATTTTAGTGATTTCTAAAGTTGAATTAACAAAACCCAATTCGGTATCAATTTTAACGTCGGCATTTATGGTTGATGCGGTAATTTGCGTTTGCCCTACTATTTTAAACCGACCCAATTTATCGAACGACGATGGAATAGCTTGTCCCAAAACATTGGGCAACAGTGCTGTTAAATCTTTATACGTAGAGCTTAAATTATTGAACCTACCGTTCATATAAAAATCGCCCGCGTCTTTACTAAATAAATTTTTGAAGCTTAAATCGCCATAAATTTTGGTATTTCGGCTCGTGTTCAATTTTAAATTTGAGGCTTTTAAATCGTTTAAGGTTCCCTTTAAATCAACACTAAACCGCGCATATTGGTTGTTACCAAACTCGTTATAAAAGGTGTTTAACTCGTTAAGCAAAACATTGGAGTCTTTAAAACTTGCGGTAACCAAAACCTTGTCTTCAAAAAACTGTAAGTCTTCTCGATTGTACGAAAATTTCAATTCACCTTTTAATTCTGAATTTGGTGTTTTTATTTTCAAATTTTCAAAGGTCATGTCGGTTAGTGTATAACTAAAATTAGTCATTAGGTTTTTAACCACAACGCCTCTACTGTCTTTAAACCCTAGGGTATTAATTCTGGCACTAACATCGCTTCCGTTAATTAAAAAATTGGTGGCGTTAATGTTTAAATCTTCAAAATCCAAGCGTTTTGAGGTTTCCCTATTTTCATCCGATAATTTAAAATGTCCGTTATAAATCGATACATCGCTAGAAGACAATAAAAAATCGCCACTTTTCTCTTGAGTGTCCTTTCCTTCCAACTTAGCCACAAAAACATCCAAATTGGTATCGGTTGTGCCTTCGTAAGTTTTAATGTTAAAAACCAAATCGATAATATCAATATCGCCAAAAACCAATTTACCGTTGTAGAGATTTTTAAAACTTAAAATGGAGGTGTTTAGCTCGGCAATGCTAATAAGCGTGTCTTGTTTGTAGTCTTCAATATAGATGCTTTTTAACTCGACATCGCCATTAAACTGCAAGCCCACTTTATGAATATTTATATGGGTGCCAAATTCATTATTTAGTTTTTTGGTGGCATGTTTACCTAAACTTGTTTGAACAAAGGGAATAGAAAGCACCAACACCAAAATGATGAAAAGCAGCAGAATGATACCTGCTATTTTTGATAGTATTTTTAAAATTTTTTTGATGCTCTTAAAGTTACGATTTAATTAAGAATAAACTACTTTTGTACTTACGATTATTTACACACAGCCAGATGTTTTATGCAAAACTATACTGGCAACATTTAAGTCTCGATTATCGAGTCAAAATTAACAATTATTGTGCCTAATTTTTATTAATGTCTTCACAAAATATTTATATTCTAGGAATTGAGTCTTCATGCGACGATACAGCGGCTTCCGTAATACACAACGGCAAAATTTTAAGCAATGTTGTGGCGAACCAAAAAATACACGAAGAGTTTGGTGGTGTGGTACCAGAATTGGCCTCGCGAGCGCACCAACAAAACATTGTTCCAGTGGTGCACCAAGCTTTAAAAAAAGCGAACATTACTAAAGAACAGCTCAACGCAGTAGCATTTACGCGCGGCCCGGGGTTAATGGGCTCGCTATTGGTGGGCACATCGTTTGCGAAGTCGTTGGCTTATGGCTTAAACATTCCGTTAATTGATGTAAACCACATGCAAGCGCATATTTTAGCGCATTTTATAGATGAAGAAGGTTTTAAAAAACCACCGTTTCCGTTTTTAGCGATGACTATTTCTGGCGGACACACCCAAATTGTGAAAGTTGAAGATTATTTTAAAATGACCGTTATTGGTGAAACCATCGACGATGCCGTTGGGGAAGCCTTTGATAAAAGTGGCAAAATTTTAGGCTTGGGTTATCCTGCGGGACCGGAAATTGACAAACGTGCAAAATTGGGGAATCCGAAAGCCTTTCAATTCACCAAACCAAAAGTTGATGGATTGAATTTTAGTTTTTCGGGTTTTAAAACAGCTATTTTGTATTTTATCCAACGGGAAGTAAAAGCGAATCCTAATTTTATCGAAGAAAACTTAAACGATATTTGCGCCTCTATTCAGTACACGATTATTGGTATTTTAATTGATAAATTAAAACTCGCATCGAAACAAACCGGTATAAAACACATTGCTATTGGCGGTGGAGTTTCGGCAAATTCTGGGATACGTCAAGCATTAAAAAATGGCGAACAAAAATTTGGATGGACAACTTATGTGCCCAAATTTGAATTCACAACCGATAATGCGGCAATGATTGCCATTGTAGGCTATTTAAAATATTTAGAAGGTGATTTTGCTGAACAGGATGTGATGGCTTCGGCGCGATTGAAGATTTAGGTTTTGCCACAATACCGGTTGTTATCGGGATCATGAATGATTTATAGATGAAACTTAATAAACCTCATATTTATTTTTGGATAACTGCATTAGTAGTTTTTATTAATTCATTATTTAATTACGATTCTAACAATGATTTAGATATAAACATACATGATACCTATTATATAATAGCTACTTTCCATTTAGAAGTGTTAATTACAATTGGACTTTCTTTTATTGGATTAATATACTTCATAAGTTCAAAGCTTAAAATTCCTTTAATAAAATTATTAACTATTATACATACAGTAATAACAATTGGGTGCTTCCCTGTTTATTTTATAGGATTATTTTATTTTAGTTTAACCAAACCCAACACAAATTTCCCATTATTTGATGATGACTCAAATCTAATTGCTTTTATAACGGTCATTTTTATTGTATTCATTTTAGTCCAAATTGTTTTCATTTTGAATCTAATTATTTCAGCTACAAAACATCTCATATCCAATCATAAATCTTAGTATCTTAGCTTTATGCAACTCTTCTACAATCCAGACATTTCAGAAAGCACCACACAATTCACTTTTACAAAAGAAGAAAGCAAACACATTGTAAAGGTGTTACGCAAAAATGTTGGCGATACCTTGCATATTACAAATGGCAACGGTTGGCTGTTTACGGCCGAAATTACCATACCCAATATCAATAAATGCGTTGCCAATGTTGTTTCTAAAGCCAAACAGCCCAAACGCCATTACCATTTACATTTGGCCGTGGCACCAACAAAAATGAACGATCGCTACGAATGGTTTTTAGAAAAAGCCACCGAAATTGGCATTGATAGCATCACGCCAATTTTTTGCGACCACAGCGAACGAAAGGTTATAAAACCCGAGCGTTACGAAAAGATTTTGCAATCGGCCATGAAACAATCTTTAAGCTGCTATTTGCCAAAACTTAATGAAGCCATTTCATTTAAAGACTTTATAAAACAAGAATTTAAAGGCGATTTATTTATTGCGCATTGCGAAGAAACCGATAGAAAATCGTTAAAAACGCAACTAAAACCAAATCAACACACTACCATTTTAATTGGTCCCGAAGGCGATTTTTCCGTTAAAGAAATAAAAATGGCGCTTGCCAATAATTTTATTCCCGTAACTTTGGGTGACACAAGATTGCGCACGGAAACGGCTGCCATTGTAGCCTGCCATTCCGTAGCATTTATAAATGAAGCCCATAATGGGCAGTAATGTATTTACAACATGAAGCTATTTTTTTCACTTTTCTTTGCTCTCTTTTCTTTGCTCTCATTTAGTCAAGATTTAGCTATTTTAAAATACAATGGCGGTGGCGATTGGTACGGTAACCCAACGGCATTGCCCAATCTCATTCAGTTTTGTAACGCCAATATAAACACCAAAATAAACCCAAAACCGCAAACCGTTGAAGTGGGAAGCTCCGATATATTTCAGTATCCATTTTTACACATGACCGGACATGGCAATGTGTTTTTTAGCGAAACCGATGCCGAAAACCTTCGCAATTATTTAATCTCTGGCGGTTTTTTGCATATCGATGATAATTACGGCATGCAACCTTACATCACCAAAGAATTAAAAAAAGTATTTCCAAATCAGGAATTAGTGGAATTACCAGTAAACCATAAACTGTTTAATATCGTTTATAAATTTCCAAAAGGTTTACCTAAAATACATGAACACGACGGCAAACGTCCGCAAGCTTTCGGTATATTTCACGAAGACCGATTGGTTTTATTATTCACTTACGAAAGCGATTTAGGCGATGGTTGGGAAGATGCCGAAGTACACAACGACCCCGCAGATGTTAGAGAAAAAGCACTAAAAATGGGCGCTAATATTATTAAATATGCTTTTGAGAATTAAACCATTAATACACGCATAATATTGAAAGGAATTGTTCTTATGATAGTTGAATTCTTTTTTGAAAACCAAAAAGTAGAAAGCACATTTAAAGATCTTCTTAAATTGCTTTTGAAAATTTTGATTTTCTTTATTGTATTAGCAATTATTCTTTGGACTCTTTTAAGAAAACATTAGTGTCCCGATATCTTTCGGCTTCATGGCATATCAACTAAACCACAAAAAACTTAATAAATTAACAGAACGTGCAACTCACCCATTACAATACCAATTTCAAAAAACAAAAATTTCCAATCATATTGGTTTGCGACAATGTAACCAATGCACTAAATATTGGAAGTTTATTTAGAATCGCTGATGCTTTTGGAGTAGAGAAATTAATCCTTTGTGGCGAAAACATTCAGCTTGGGCGCAAAATGGCAAAAACCTCGAGAGCTACCGAGAAAGTGGTAAATTATGAGAT
Protein-coding regions in this window:
- a CDS encoding translocation/assembly module TamB domain-containing protein → MLSIPFVQTSLGKHATKKLNNEFGTHINIHKVGLQFNGDVELKSIYIEDYKQDTLISIAELNTSILSFKNLYNGKLVFGDIDIIDLVFNIKTYEGTTDTNLDVFVAKLEGKDTQEKSGDFLLSSSDVSIYNGHFKLSDENRETSKRLDFEDLNINATNFLINGSDVSARINTLGFKDSRGVVVKNLMTNFSYTLTDMTFENLKIKTPNSELKGELKFSYNREDLQFFEDKVLVTASFKDSNVLLNELNTFYNEFGNNQYARFSVDLKGTLNDLKASNLKLNTSRNTKIYGDLSFKNLFSKDAGDFYMNGRFNNLSSTYKDLTALLPNVLGQAIPSSFDKLGRFKIVGQTQITASTINADVKIDTELGFVNSTLEITKINDIDNSSYKGKIIFEEFDLGTLIEAPNVGLTSFNLNVNGTGFIAETIDTQVDGDVFQIVYNNYNYNRIKIAGNVKNRIFDGNLIANDRNLQLNFNGLVDFSEDLKKYDFTANVDYANLNALNFVKKDSVSIFKSRVKMNMNASDYDDAYGRVLFQNTSYKNQKDTYYFDEFAISSRFDKGTRFIEINSPDIIEGSLEGQFVLKDIKKLFENSIGHIYTNYIPHKVAANQSINFNFKIYNKIIEVFYPEIQLGKNTFVRGRVESEEEAFNLTFKSPKIKWFKHFANNIELQVDNNNPLFNTYVEVDSINTEYYNVSKFNLINVTVNDTLFMRSEFKGGKRNDDLFNLSFYHTINEENESVIGFKKSDFTIKNNKWLINEDKDRFNKISFNKKLTTFNIDRLKINHENEQIKLSGFLKDSTQKDLKLNFKNVDLAKITPDIDSLSLDGNVNGKLDILQKNGSYLPNSTVVIDNFKVNNFLLGDFDATITGNEDLTNYNIDATIKNDYTNSFSAVGDITVVGKQSNIDVNLAFDDFNLQPLNPLLQDVLSNIRGLVSGEANVVGDLKRPDINGKLTLNNAGLGIPYLNVDYNLNDKALVTLKDQSFNFKNLQLTDTKYNSVGQLNGSLSHVNLSKWRLNLDINTNRLLVLDTKESDEALYYGTGFVGGSARINGPTEALVISVIGETKRGTVFKIPLNDTESFGDNSFIHFITKEEKLAKENGVDIVFEDIKGLELDFDLDITEDAEVEIIIDKNTGHTLKGRGIGGLLVEINTNGKFNMWGDFSVFEGVYNFAFAGLVQKEFEVQPGGSINWNGEPLNANLRMDAIYKTQANPSPLLDNPINRSIPVELKITLTGALEQPQPEFEFEFPSVSSTIKSELQYRLESVDDRQNQALYLLSTGSFSRGLNDLNFSGTIAERLNGIVNGIFSSENGKFDFGFNYEVGENRPDYKTDDRFSASIQTKISDKVLINGKLGVPIGGATETVIAGDVEINFLLNEEGTLTAKVFNRENSIRNFGEKIGYTQGVGLSYNVDFDTFKELIRSLFKKQPDEDNVEKETSDTTVKEDESNLAPSYITHKSSSKKDN
- the tsaD gene encoding tRNA (adenosine(37)-N6)-threonylcarbamoyltransferase complex transferase subunit TsaD, with amino-acid sequence MSSQNIYILGIESSCDDTAASVIHNGKILSNVVANQKIHEEFGGVVPELASRAHQQNIVPVVHQALKKANITKEQLNAVAFTRGPGLMGSLLVGTSFAKSLAYGLNIPLIDVNHMQAHILAHFIDEEGFKKPPFPFLAMTISGGHTQIVKVEDYFKMTVIGETIDDAVGEAFDKSGKILGLGYPAGPEIDKRAKLGNPKAFQFTKPKVDGLNFSFSGFKTAILYFIQREVKANPNFIEENLNDICASIQYTIIGILIDKLKLASKQTGIKHIAIGGGVSANSGIRQALKNGEQKFGWTTYVPKFEFTTDNAAMIAIVGYLKYLEGDFAEQDVMASARLKI
- a CDS encoding 16S rRNA (uracil(1498)-N(3))-methyltransferase yields the protein MQLFYNPDISESTTQFTFTKEESKHIVKVLRKNVGDTLHITNGNGWLFTAEITIPNINKCVANVVSKAKQPKRHYHLHLAVAPTKMNDRYEWFLEKATEIGIDSITPIFCDHSERKVIKPERYEKILQSAMKQSLSCYLPKLNEAISFKDFIKQEFKGDLFIAHCEETDRKSLKTQLKPNQHTTILIGPEGDFSVKEIKMALANNFIPVTLGDTRLRTETAAIVACHSVAFINEAHNGQ
- a CDS encoding DUF4159 domain-containing protein, with the protein product MKLFFSLFFALFSLLSFSQDLAILKYNGGGDWYGNPTALPNLIQFCNANINTKINPKPQTVEVGSSDIFQYPFLHMTGHGNVFFSETDAENLRNYLISGGFLHIDDNYGMQPYITKELKKVFPNQELVELPVNHKLFNIVYKFPKGLPKIHEHDGKRPQAFGIFHEDRLVLLFTYESDLGDGWEDAEVHNDPADVREKALKMGANIIKYAFEN